The Pseudomonas sp. TH06 genome has a window encoding:
- the pgaA gene encoding poly-beta-1,6 N-acetyl-D-glucosamine export porin PgaA: MPRIDVPVLHRGLRPLFRVALCSQLLWPALAFADTPYDQMVRDARAGQTAPALNVLRQVPPGQSTTGQISDHLQIASWAGLDAEVVQVYETQGRDRVLPVQALTATARAYRNLKRWDQATQVYNKALALEPDNADLQLGLALTQADAGKPDEAVTRAKALVAAKPDDPSRRLALGYALTRDNKPYDALFEYDQAFKRAGTKPEVAREYVVALQKARLPEPALRLANQRPGLIDPVTLRRLEGDLAAERVRLAEYATRSEKERYVIADRALADYDKLLATWTPDATAHDDVIRWRIDRMGALKARARTADVITEYQKLQAEGVKIPTYALRWVAASYLDQRQPEIATDLYRQVLSAPDADVGDRLEDTTALYYSLLESDRADEARKVAEDLAKSQRPRIELKGLPIGNPNDEWMDAQQLAAQAGTYGSDLPHGEERLQTLVDQAPGNVGLRLAQADLYLARNWPRRAEMQLKETESMVPRDMGLEIGQAHTAMELQEWRQMDALTDDVVARYPDNRQVQRLAREREVHDMSELRVEAYGGKANGGGSGNAGAVSGSRDFGIQTTLYSPPIDEDWRVFAGAGYATGDFAEGTGNHRFQRVGLERRTRDMTLEAEVSNHSYGYGDKQGARLAIARDINDNWQYGGSLEYLSAETPLRALNSDIKANGGSGFIRWRANESREWKLSVSPSHFSDGNNRVEALLTGREGVYSAPNVQVDAGLEVGTSHNSKSDDVPYFNPKSDFSVMPLVNVNHVLYHRYETSWSQQFQAGAGTYSQRDHGTGGMALLGYGQRYAWNDVFEVGGLFSVINRPYDGDRETDLRLLVDLTFRF, from the coding sequence ATGCCGCGTATTGATGTTCCCGTATTACATCGTGGTTTACGCCCTTTGTTTCGAGTCGCGCTGTGCAGCCAGTTGCTCTGGCCGGCACTGGCGTTTGCCGACACACCCTACGATCAGATGGTGCGCGACGCCCGTGCCGGACAAACCGCGCCTGCGCTGAATGTGTTGCGTCAGGTGCCGCCGGGTCAGTCGACCACCGGTCAGATCAGTGATCACCTGCAGATTGCCAGTTGGGCCGGGCTCGACGCCGAAGTGGTGCAGGTCTATGAAACCCAAGGCCGCGACCGAGTCCTGCCGGTTCAGGCGCTGACCGCCACGGCGCGCGCCTATCGCAACCTCAAGCGTTGGGACCAGGCCACTCAGGTCTACAACAAGGCGCTGGCCCTGGAGCCGGATAACGCCGACCTGCAACTGGGCCTGGCCCTGACTCAGGCTGACGCCGGCAAACCCGACGAAGCGGTGACCCGCGCCAAAGCGCTGGTGGCGGCCAAACCCGATGATCCTTCGCGCCGTCTCGCACTGGGCTATGCGCTGACCCGCGATAACAAACCCTACGATGCCCTGTTCGAATACGATCAGGCCTTCAAGCGCGCCGGCACTAAACCGGAAGTCGCCCGCGAATACGTGGTCGCCCTGCAAAAGGCGCGTCTGCCCGAGCCGGCGCTGCGCTTGGCCAATCAACGTCCGGGTCTGATCGATCCGGTCACCTTGCGCCGCCTCGAAGGCGATCTGGCGGCCGAGCGCGTACGCCTCGCTGAATACGCCACCCGCAGTGAAAAAGAACGCTACGTCATCGCCGACCGTGCACTGGCCGATTACGACAAACTGCTCGCCACCTGGACGCCTGATGCGACGGCTCACGATGATGTAATTCGCTGGCGCATCGACCGCATGGGCGCGCTCAAGGCCCGCGCACGCACGGCTGACGTCATCACTGAATACCAGAAGCTGCAAGCCGAAGGCGTGAAGATTCCGACTTATGCCCTGCGCTGGGTTGCAGCGTCGTATCTGGATCAGCGTCAGCCGGAAATCGCCACCGATCTCTATCGCCAAGTGCTGTCGGCGCCAGACGCCGATGTTGGCGACCGCCTCGAAGACACCACCGCGCTGTACTACTCGTTGCTGGAAAGCGACCGTGCCGACGAGGCGCGCAAAGTCGCCGAAGACCTGGCCAAGTCCCAACGCCCGCGCATCGAACTCAAAGGTTTGCCCATCGGCAACCCCAACGATGAATGGATGGACGCCCAGCAACTGGCGGCGCAGGCCGGCACCTATGGCTCCGACTTGCCCCACGGTGAGGAGCGTTTGCAGACCTTGGTCGATCAGGCGCCGGGTAACGTCGGGTTGCGTCTGGCTCAGGCCGACTTGTACCTGGCTCGCAACTGGCCGCGCCGCGCCGAAATGCAGCTCAAGGAAACCGAGAGCATGGTGCCGCGCGACATGGGTCTGGAAATTGGCCAGGCTCACACGGCCATGGAATTGCAGGAATGGCGGCAAATGGATGCGCTGACCGACGACGTCGTCGCACGTTATCCGGATAACCGCCAAGTACAGCGTCTGGCCCGTGAGCGCGAAGTGCATGACATGTCCGAGCTGCGCGTCGAAGCCTACGGCGGCAAGGCAAACGGTGGTGGCAGCGGCAATGCCGGAGCAGTCAGCGGCAGCCGCGATTTCGGTATCCAGACAACGTTGTACAGTCCGCCGATTGATGAAGACTGGCGCGTATTCGCCGGTGCCGGTTATGCCACTGGCGATTTTGCCGAAGGCACTGGCAACCATCGTTTCCAGCGTGTCGGTCTGGAACGTCGTACCCGTGACATGACCCTTGAAGCCGAAGTCTCCAACCACTCCTACGGCTACGGCGACAAGCAGGGCGCGCGCCTGGCGATCGCCCGCGATATCAATGACAACTGGCAGTACGGCGGCAGCCTCGAATATCTGTCGGCCGAGACACCGTTGCGCGCGCTCAACAGCGACATCAAGGCCAACGGCGGCAGTGGTTTCATCCGCTGGCGCGCCAACGAGAGCCGCGAGTGGAAACTGTCGGTGAGCCCGTCGCACTTCAGCGACGGCAACAACCGCGTCGAAGCTTTGCTCACCGGTCGCGAGGGCGTCTACAGCGCGCCGAACGTGCAGGTTGATGCGGGTCTGGAAGTCGGCACCAGCCACAACTCCAAGTCCGATGACGTGCCGTACTTCAACCCCAAATCCGACTTCAGCGTGATGCCGCTGGTCAACGTCAATCACGTGCTTTACCACCGCTACGAGACTTCCTGGAGCCAGCAGTTCCAGGCCGGCGCGGGGACGTACAGCCAGCGTGATCACGGCACCGGCGGCATGGCGCTGCTCGGCTACGGCCAGCGTTATGCCTGGAACGACGTGTTCGAGGTGGGCGGTTTGTTCAGTGTGATCAACCGGCCCTACGACGGTGATCGGGAGACCGATCTGCGTCTGCTCGTCGACCTCACTTTCCGCTTCTAG
- a CDS encoding YdgA family protein: MNKSAGVLLGIVVAIGAISAGGAWYTGTKIEGVLNNAVSNANKELQTAMAGSNGTASLELVSLERHTFTSTAHYRLKGEGEMFGDKPVELLFVDHIEHGPLPFSRLVSLKWLPVMATSNYELEKNPATEKWFAATKGAAPLKGVTSIGYDESTTSTLDLLPFETALDEQSSLKFSGLTMNISASAKAQKVKADGYMDNLKLVTVAEDQAPVQVELNGLTLASNLAKSSYGYYTGENTLVLTNSKTTFGTKQSVLGVKNFEMKNLTEENGSNASGRADYKIGEVSLNDKKIGSANLAVSLKNLDIPSTMSLMQIYQTKLQPYEKAAAEATAAGLPAPELNLTEAENAQVKADLQKLLAAGPQVALENLSFNTANGESKANLVIDLTKPQSMDLPPDQLGKQLIALLDLNIQVSKPMLVDLLSVQAQLDGQTDAKAIVDQSKEAADMFAGMAVGSQLAVVDGTNVVTKLHYAANQVEFNGQKMTVEQFVGFLMSKFAGVTQVQ; the protein is encoded by the coding sequence ATGAATAAATCAGCAGGCGTGCTTCTCGGAATTGTTGTTGCCATCGGCGCGATCAGCGCAGGCGGGGCCTGGTACACCGGGACCAAGATCGAAGGCGTTCTGAACAACGCCGTCAGCAATGCCAACAAAGAGCTGCAAACCGCCATGGCCGGCTCCAACGGCACTGCGTCGCTGGAACTGGTGTCGCTGGAACGCCACACGTTCACCAGCACCGCGCACTACCGCCTCAAGGGCGAAGGCGAGATGTTCGGCGACAAACCGGTCGAGTTACTGTTCGTTGACCACATCGAGCATGGCCCGCTGCCGTTCTCGCGTCTGGTTTCGCTGAAATGGCTGCCGGTCATGGCCACCAGCAACTACGAGCTGGAAAAGAACCCGGCCACCGAGAAGTGGTTCGCGGCGACCAAGGGAGCTGCGCCGCTCAAGGGCGTGACGAGCATCGGCTATGACGAATCCACCACCAGCACCCTCGATCTGCTGCCGTTCGAAACCGCACTGGATGAGCAGTCGAGCCTGAAATTCTCCGGCCTGACGATGAACATCTCCGCTAGCGCCAAAGCGCAGAAGGTCAAGGCGGACGGCTACATGGACAACCTGAAACTGGTGACTGTGGCTGAAGACCAGGCGCCGGTACAGGTTGAACTCAACGGTCTGACCCTGGCCAGCAACCTCGCCAAGAGCAGCTATGGCTACTACACCGGCGAAAACACCCTGGTGCTGACCAACAGCAAAACCACCTTCGGCACCAAGCAATCGGTGCTTGGCGTGAAGAACTTCGAAATGAAGAACCTCACCGAAGAAAACGGCAGCAATGCATCCGGTCGTGCTGACTACAAGATTGGCGAAGTCAGCCTCAACGACAAGAAAATCGGTTCGGCAAACCTGGCCGTGAGTCTGAAGAACCTCGACATCCCGTCGACGATGTCGCTGATGCAGATCTACCAGACCAAATTGCAGCCGTATGAAAAGGCTGCCGCCGAAGCTACCGCCGCCGGCCTGCCGGCACCTGAGCTGAATTTGACCGAAGCTGAAAATGCGCAAGTCAAAGCCGATCTGCAGAAACTGCTGGCGGCCGGCCCGCAGGTGGCACTGGAAAACCTCTCGTTCAACACCGCCAACGGTGAGAGCAAGGCCAATCTGGTCATTGACCTGACCAAACCGCAATCGATGGATCTGCCGCCGGATCAACTGGGCAAACAACTGATCGCGCTGCTGGACCTGAATATCCAGGTGTCCAAGCCAATGCTGGTCGATTTGCTCAGCGTACAGGCGCAACTGGATGGTCAGACTGACGCCAAAGCCATCGTCGATCAGTCCAAGGAAGCGGCCGACATGTTCGCCGGCATGGCGGTCGGTTCGCAGTTGGCCGTCGTCGACGGTACCAACGTCGTGACCAAGCTGCATTACGCCGCCAATCAGGTGGAATTCAACGGCCAGAAAATGACCGTTGAGCAGTTCGTCGGTTTTCTGATGAGCAAGTTCGCAGGCGTCACGCAAGTGCAGTAA
- a CDS encoding efflux transporter outer membrane subunit, giving the protein MNRALMIAGLGVMLSACQMVGPDYHVPEDAAVQRKDFQGELAVAGKPVVSAPVPADWWRLYKDPRLDQLVQQAMASNTDLRVAAANLQRARAQVDEAEAAGGWSAGVKMGAQRLQESGQAFLLPEKVPIANVGDIGISASYQFDLWGTLQRGIEGAKANADATQAAADTARITLVADVVRAYTQVCAANEEREIAQHSLDLQSQGTTLIQRLRDAGRGDETQVTRSQTQFKSLRADMPRYEAARQAGLFRLSMLLAKPVDQLPAGTATCAELPKIAQLVPVGDGAALLKRRPDIRQAERRLAAATAGIGVATGELYPDISIGATIGTVGIIDDLGDPSTNRWGFGPSLSWKVPTNGARARIREAEATTQGALAHFDGVVLNAIRETQTGLAQYTALLQRRDALADAEQSAKLAADQTHRFFQAGRESFLADLQATRTYTDVTAQLAAANTQVAMSQIDLFLALGGGWESGRTQASSASKP; this is encoded by the coding sequence ATGAACAGGGCGCTGATGATCGCCGGGTTGGGCGTGATGCTCTCGGCTTGTCAGATGGTCGGGCCGGATTATCACGTGCCTGAGGATGCGGCGGTTCAACGCAAGGATTTTCAGGGCGAACTGGCTGTCGCCGGTAAGCCTGTAGTGTCAGCGCCGGTGCCTGCGGACTGGTGGCGGCTGTATAAAGATCCGCGACTGGATCAACTGGTGCAGCAGGCCATGGCCTCGAACACCGATCTACGCGTTGCGGCGGCTAACTTGCAACGAGCCCGTGCTCAGGTCGATGAGGCCGAAGCGGCCGGTGGCTGGAGCGCTGGCGTGAAAATGGGCGCGCAGCGTTTGCAGGAATCCGGTCAGGCATTCTTGCTACCGGAAAAAGTCCCGATCGCCAATGTCGGCGATATTGGCATCAGCGCGTCGTACCAGTTCGACCTGTGGGGCACGCTGCAACGCGGGATCGAAGGCGCAAAGGCCAATGCCGACGCGACACAAGCCGCCGCTGATACCGCACGCATCACGTTGGTGGCGGATGTGGTTCGTGCCTACACGCAAGTCTGCGCGGCCAACGAAGAACGGGAAATTGCCCAGCACTCCCTTGATCTGCAATCGCAAGGCACCACGCTGATCCAGCGTTTGCGTGATGCCGGGCGCGGCGATGAAACCCAGGTCACCCGCTCGCAAACCCAATTCAAATCCCTGCGCGCCGACATGCCGCGTTATGAAGCGGCGCGTCAGGCCGGTCTGTTCCGCCTGTCGATGTTGCTGGCAAAACCAGTCGATCAGCTGCCTGCCGGCACCGCGACCTGCGCCGAATTGCCGAAAATCGCTCAATTGGTTCCGGTCGGTGATGGTGCTGCGCTGCTCAAACGTCGTCCGGACATTCGTCAGGCTGAACGACGTCTGGCGGCCGCGACCGCCGGGATCGGTGTCGCCACCGGCGAGCTGTACCCGGACATCAGCATCGGCGCGACCATCGGCACGGTCGGCATCATCGACGACCTCGGTGATCCGTCGACCAATCGCTGGGGCTTCGGCCCGTCGCTGAGTTGGAAAGTCCCGACCAACGGCGCTCGTGCGCGCATTCGCGAAGCAGAAGCGACGACACAGGGCGCGCTCGCGCATTTCGATGGCGTAGTGCTTAACGCCATTCGCGAAACCCAGACCGGCCTGGCCCAATACACGGCGTTGCTGCAGCGTCGCGATGCGCTGGCCGATGCCGAGCAATCGGCGAAACTGGCTGCAGACCAGACTCACCGCTTCTTCCAGGCCGGCCGCGAGTCGTTCCTCGCCGACCTGCAAGCGACCCGCACCTACACCGATGTCACCGCGCAACTGGCCGCTGCCAACACGCAAGTTGCCATGAGCCAGATCGATTTGTTCCTCGCTCTTGGCGGCGGCTGGGAAAGCGGACGAACGCAAGCTTCAAGCGCGAGCAAACCCTGA
- a CDS encoding HlyD family secretion protein, which yields MKKPFLTIGRVVLTLLIVTFAVVLVWRMVMYYMFAPWTRDGHIRADIIQIAPDVSGLIQQVEVKDNQLIKRGQVLFSIDQDRFKLALRQAKAAVADREETLAQAQREAKRNRGLGNLVPAEQLEESQSKVARAQSALAEALVTVDSAQLNLDRSVIRSPVDGYVNDRAPRPQEFVTAGRPVLSVVDSNSFHIDGYFEETKLDGIHVGQSVDIRVIGDKAKLRGHVESIVAGIEDRDRTSGSNLLPNVNPAFSWVRLAQRIPVRIAFDDVPEDFRMIAGRTATVSIIDDQPVDNRKQEPGQ from the coding sequence ATGAAAAAACCGTTTTTGACCATCGGTCGCGTGGTACTGACCCTGCTGATCGTGACTTTTGCCGTTGTCCTCGTCTGGCGCATGGTGATGTATTACATGTTCGCGCCGTGGACCCGTGACGGCCATATTCGTGCCGACATCATCCAGATCGCCCCGGACGTGTCCGGTCTGATCCAGCAGGTTGAAGTGAAAGACAACCAGTTGATCAAGCGCGGCCAGGTGCTGTTCAGCATCGATCAGGACCGTTTCAAACTGGCCCTGCGTCAGGCTAAAGCGGCCGTCGCCGATCGCGAAGAAACCCTCGCCCAGGCGCAGCGTGAAGCCAAGCGTAACCGTGGCCTCGGCAACCTCGTGCCGGCCGAGCAACTCGAAGAAAGCCAGTCGAAAGTCGCCCGCGCGCAATCGGCGCTGGCCGAAGCGCTGGTGACCGTGGACAGCGCCCAGCTCAACCTCGACCGCTCGGTGATCCGCAGTCCGGTGGACGGCTACGTCAATGACCGTGCGCCGCGCCCGCAGGAGTTCGTCACCGCCGGACGTCCGGTGTTGTCGGTGGTCGACAGCAACTCGTTTCACATCGACGGTTATTTCGAAGAGACCAAACTCGACGGCATTCATGTCGGCCAATCGGTGGATATCCGCGTGATCGGCGACAAAGCCAAGCTGCGCGGGCATGTCGAAAGCATCGTCGCCGGTATCGAAGACCGTGACCGCACCAGCGGCAGTAATTTGCTGCCGAACGTCAACCCGGCGTTCAGCTGGGTACGGCTGGCGCAGCGGATTCCGGTGCGGATCGCCTTTGATGACGTGCCGGAAGACTTCCGCATGATCGCCGGGCGTACGGCCACGGTGTCGATCATCGACGATCAGCCAGTCGACAATCGCAAGCAGGAGCCCGGGCAATGA
- a CDS encoding DUF1656 domain-containing protein: MIGDLDISGIFLPTLLVLMGITYVLFLLVHAVLTRVHFYRLVWHRALFNVALYAVLLYGVDSLSRYLMT; this comes from the coding sequence ATGATCGGTGATCTGGACATCAGCGGCATTTTTCTGCCGACCCTGCTGGTGTTGATGGGCATCACTTATGTGCTGTTTTTGTTGGTGCATGCCGTACTGACGCGCGTGCACTTTTACCGTCTGGTCTGGCACCGGGCATTGTTCAACGTGGCCCTCTACGCGGTACTGCTGTACGGCGTGGACTCACTCAGTCGATACCTGATGACATGA
- a CDS encoding FUSC family protein: MNGFFTGIPPARDWFYGVRTFAASMIALYIALLMQMPRPYWAMATVYIVSSPFLGPTSSKALYRAIGTFLGAAAAVFFVPMFVQSPYVLVVVIALWTGILLFLSLHLRTANSYALMLAGYTLPLIALPTVDNPLAVWDVAEARTEEIFLGIAVAAVVGAMFWPRRLAPVFNDAVSKWFADATTYSLKFLSRDVQPEEVTALRMAMVANFNSLELMIGQLPHEGSRPQTVRNTKELRGRMIHLLPVIDALEDSLYALERRTPELVEKFAPLLTATREWLGHKDANLDRWQALKDQLEALQPSAEALEDRKQLLFSNSIYRLGEFIDLWQDCRSLQDAIVCERQDSWRAVYRHWRLGRLTPFIDRGLMLYSVASTILAIIVASTLWILLGWPDGGSAVILAAVACSFFASMDDPAPQIYRFFFWTGMSVLFASLYLFLILPNLHDFPMLVLAFAIPFICVGTLTVQPRFYLGMLLTLVNTSSFISIQGAYDADFFAFVNSNLAGPMGLLFAFIWTLIARPFGVELAAKRLTRFSWKDIVHMTEPANLAEHRQLGVQLLDRLMQHLPRLAMTGQDTGIAMREVRVGLNLLDLLAYTPRVTGAPNVLLQQVVSEVGEYFRACLKAGERLPAPAALLMTMDRARRALNGHGDDETRLNLLHALSGLRLALLPGVEFVSSAEPEEPLPDGAPL; this comes from the coding sequence TTGAACGGTTTTTTCACTGGCATTCCGCCAGCCCGGGACTGGTTCTACGGGGTTCGTACTTTTGCAGCGTCGATGATCGCGCTGTACATCGCCTTGCTCATGCAAATGCCGCGTCCGTATTGGGCAATGGCCACGGTGTACATCGTCTCCAGCCCGTTCCTCGGGCCGACCAGCTCCAAAGCCTTGTACCGCGCCATCGGCACCTTTCTCGGTGCAGCGGCAGCGGTTTTTTTCGTGCCGATGTTTGTGCAGAGCCCCTATGTGCTGGTGGTGGTGATTGCGCTGTGGACGGGGATTCTGCTGTTTCTCTCCTTACACCTGCGCACGGCCAACAGCTACGCGCTGATGCTCGCCGGTTACACCTTGCCGCTGATCGCCTTGCCGACAGTGGATAATCCGCTGGCGGTGTGGGACGTGGCGGAAGCACGTACCGAAGAGATTTTCCTCGGCATCGCCGTGGCCGCTGTGGTGGGTGCGATGTTCTGGCCGCGTCGTCTGGCCCCGGTATTCAACGATGCCGTGAGCAAATGGTTCGCCGACGCGACAACTTACAGCCTGAAATTCCTCAGCCGCGACGTGCAGCCCGAAGAAGTCACCGCGCTGCGCATGGCCATGGTCGCCAATTTCAACAGTCTTGAACTCATGATCGGCCAGTTGCCTCACGAAGGTTCGCGGCCGCAAACCGTGCGCAACACCAAAGAACTGCGCGGGCGCATGATCCATCTGTTGCCGGTGATCGATGCCCTGGAAGATTCGCTCTACGCTCTCGAAAGGCGTACGCCGGAGCTGGTGGAAAAGTTTGCGCCACTGCTCACCGCCACCCGCGAATGGCTCGGGCACAAGGATGCCAATCTCGACCGCTGGCAAGCCTTGAAAGATCAGCTTGAAGCCCTGCAACCAAGCGCTGAAGCGCTGGAAGATCGCAAGCAATTGCTGTTCTCCAACTCGATTTATCGCCTCGGCGAATTCATCGATCTGTGGCAGGACTGCCGCAGCCTGCAGGATGCGATTGTCTGCGAGCGTCAGGACAGTTGGCGCGCGGTTTACCGGCACTGGCGTCTCGGTCGTCTGACGCCGTTTATCGACCGTGGCCTGATGCTGTATTCGGTGGCCTCGACGATTCTGGCAATCATCGTCGCCTCGACGCTGTGGATTCTGCTTGGCTGGCCGGACGGCGGCAGCGCGGTGATTCTGGCAGCGGTGGCGTGCAGCTTCTTTGCCTCGATGGACGATCCAGCGCCGCAGATCTACCGGTTCTTTTTCTGGACCGGAATGTCGGTGCTGTTCGCCAGTCTTTATCTGTTTCTGATTCTGCCGAACCTGCACGATTTCCCGATGTTGGTGCTGGCGTTCGCCATCCCGTTCATTTGCGTGGGTACGCTGACCGTCCAGCCGCGCTTTTACCTCGGCATGCTGCTGACGCTGGTCAACACTTCGTCGTTCATCAGCATCCAGGGCGCTTACGACGCGGACTTCTTTGCTTTTGTGAACTCCAACCTGGCCGGCCCCATGGGCTTGCTGTTCGCGTTTATCTGGACCTTGATCGCCCGCCCGTTCGGCGTCGAACTGGCGGCCAAACGCCTGACCCGTTTCAGCTGGAAGGACATCGTGCACATGACCGAGCCGGCCAACCTTGCCGAACACCGGCAACTGGGCGTGCAGTTGCTCGACCGTCTGATGCAGCACTTGCCACGGCTGGCGATGACGGGCCAGGACACTGGCATCGCCATGCGTGAAGTGCGCGTGGGTTTGAACCTGCTCGACCTGCTCGCCTACACCCCGCGAGTGACCGGCGCACCGAACGTTTTGTTGCAGCAAGTGGTCAGTGAAGTCGGCGAGTATTTTCGCGCCTGCCTCAAGGCCGGCGAACGTTTGCCGGCGCCTGCCGCGCTACTGATGACCATGGATCGCGCCCGCCGCGCCCTCAATGGCCACGGCGACGATGAAACCCGTCTAAACCTGTTGCACGCCTTGAGCGGTTTGCGTCTGGCGTTGCTGCCCGGCGTTGAATTCGTTTCCAGCGCCGAGCCCGAAGAACCGCTGCCCGATGGAGCGCCCCTATGA
- a CDS encoding MarR family transcriptional regulator: protein MNISSAMVVAARHWRKICQTTLVNYGISEACAVPLLMIGRLGEGVRQVQVAQAAGMESPSLVRLLDQLCHAGYVCRTEDAQDRRAKCLSLTDTGRELVQAVEIELVRLRHEVLEGIDQSDLEATLRVLRAFEAANPPVVVNS, encoded by the coding sequence ATGAACATCAGCAGTGCCATGGTGGTGGCCGCCAGGCATTGGCGGAAGATCTGCCAGACCACGCTGGTCAACTATGGAATTTCCGAAGCCTGCGCCGTGCCGCTGTTGATGATCGGCAGGCTTGGCGAGGGTGTGCGACAGGTGCAGGTGGCGCAGGCGGCCGGGATGGAGAGTCCGTCGCTGGTGCGTCTGCTCGATCAGTTGTGTCATGCCGGGTACGTCTGCCGTACCGAAGATGCGCAGGATCGCCGCGCCAAATGCCTGAGCCTGACCGACACCGGTCGTGAGCTGGTGCAAGCGGTGGAAATCGAACTGGTGCGTCTGCGTCACGAAGTGCTCGAAGGCATCGATCAAAGTGATCTGGAGGCTACGCTTCGGGTACTGCGCGCTTTTGAGGCGGCCAATCCGCCAGTGGTGGTCAATTCTTGA
- a CDS encoding antitoxin of toxin-antitoxin stability system gives MTKQAVFTMKLEPELREQFMAEAEASHRPASQIMREMMRQFVRTQQEAREYEIFLQRKVDLARESMSAGDGMSNEEVEAQFAVRRRQVENQG, from the coding sequence ATGACAAAACAAGCTGTTTTTACAATGAAACTTGAGCCTGAACTGCGCGAGCAATTCATGGCTGAGGCAGAAGCCTCACATCGTCCCGCTTCGCAGATCATGCGAGAAATGATGCGTCAGTTTGTTCGGACTCAACAGGAAGCCCGAGAGTACGAAATCTTTTTACAACGCAAAGTCGACCTTGCACGAGAATCAATGTCTGCCGGTGACGGTATGTCTAACGAAGAAGTTGAAGCACAATTCGCCGTCAGGCGCAGGCAGGTAGAAAATCAAGGATGA
- a CDS encoding type II toxin-antitoxin system RelE/ParE family toxin, with amino-acid sequence MRIIWTKRAVQDRENIWGYLHAANPRAALEMDRRFTEAVSRISQNPKIGPVGIIAGTRELIPHPSYRLVYQPNHDVIWILTLVHTARTWPFPT; translated from the coding sequence ATGAGGATTATCTGGACGAAAAGGGCAGTACAGGACCGTGAAAATATTTGGGGCTACCTCCACGCAGCAAACCCAAGAGCAGCCCTCGAGATGGATCGCCGCTTCACTGAAGCGGTTTCCCGAATATCCCAAAACCCCAAAATTGGCCCCGTCGGAATAATTGCGGGCACTCGCGAACTAATACCCCACCCAAGTTATCGTCTTGTCTACCAACCGAATCACGATGTGATCTGGATACTGACACTGGTTCACACGGCGCGGACCTGGCCTTTTCCCACTTAG
- a CDS encoding DUF2789 domain-containing protein, whose amino-acid sequence MESPTHSLPSLFKQLGLKDDPVSIDQFVATHSPLKPELHLADAFFWTKSQADFLRDEILDDADWAEVVDQLNVLLRKGRAG is encoded by the coding sequence ATGGAAAGTCCAACCCATAGCCTTCCCTCCCTGTTCAAACAACTCGGCCTGAAAGACGACCCCGTCAGCATCGACCAATTCGTCGCCACCCATTCGCCGCTGAAACCCGAGCTGCATTTGGCGGACGCGTTTTTCTGGACGAAGAGCCAGGCGGATTTTTTGCGTGACGAGATTCTCGATGATGCCGATTGGGCGGAGGTGGTGGATCAGTTGAATGTTTTGTTGCGGAAGGGGCGGGCGGGCTAG
- a CDS encoding YbaK/EbsC family protein has product MRMAKKVQGSLTRAHCEYDILAHPHSSSSLETARVSGVPAERVAKSVILDDHHGHYLMAVLPASRHLDLSKVRSSGEWQITRESNLAHIFDDCERGAVPPLGDSYGLDMVIDPLLTRQQDIYLEAGNHHNLLHMSMPEFLKMVPHAEVRELSH; this is encoded by the coding sequence ATGCGTATGGCCAAAAAAGTGCAAGGTAGCCTGACCCGGGCGCATTGCGAGTACGACATCCTCGCCCATCCGCACTCGTCCAGCAGTCTGGAAACCGCCCGCGTTTCCGGGGTTCCGGCCGAACGGGTGGCGAAATCGGTGATCCTCGACGACCACCACGGGCATTACCTGATGGCCGTGCTGCCGGCCAGTCGGCATCTGGACTTGAGCAAGGTGCGTAGCAGCGGCGAGTGGCAGATCACCCGCGAAAGCAACCTGGCGCACATCTTCGACGACTGCGAGCGCGGCGCGGTGCCGCCGCTGGGAGATTCCTACGGGCTGGACATGGTCATCGACCCGCTGCTGACCCGCCAGCAAGACATCTATCTGGAGGCCGGCAATCATCACAACCTGCTGCACATGAGCATGCCCGAATTCCTGAAAATGGTGCCGCATGCCGAGGTGCGGGAGTTGAGTCATTAG